One genomic window of Stigmatella ashevillena includes the following:
- a CDS encoding DUF5818 domain-containing protein, with amino-acid sequence MTLTGRVVYRDIEGGVWVLEAEDGRTYQLAGGDRKIKKDGQRIEVEGHVDNDVMTIGMSGPVFNVSSYRFK; translated from the coding sequence ATGACGCTGACGGGGCGGGTCGTCTACCGCGACATCGAAGGGGGCGTGTGGGTGCTGGAGGCGGAGGATGGCCGCACCTACCAGCTCGCCGGAGGCGACCGGAAGATCAAGAAGGACGGTCAGCGCATTGAGGTCGAAGGCCATGTCGACAACGACGTGATGACCATCGGCATGTCGGGGCCTGTCTTCAACGTCTCCTCCTATCGCTTCAAGTAG
- a CDS encoding S8 family serine peptidase, protein MVRRTVAKAVVALVVGTAMACSSQPEERTSVTAATPAVTPDMAEAGAVVPGAIVVDFKDGTPKEAFDAWETDWGVDLEFNSVESLDDGLTVAVSVDDVEGVLERIRQHPAVESAEPMRAYRSSYTPNDPDYGKQWNLKMISMPQAWDSNRGKGVVVAVLDTGIAYEDYEDFKQVPDLKGVKFVQGYDFVNDDVHANDDHGHGTHVAGTIAQATNNGEGVAGVAFEATLMPVKVLNHFGSGTSADIADAIRFAADKGAKVINMSLGGGGHSQTMASAVEYARKKGVTVVAAAGNAGRPRVEFPAAYPGAVAVSAVGPEGALAPYSSYGKELDIAAPGGDKRQGDQGGILQNTIDPRDPARSIYASFQGTSMATPHVAAVAALLYAAGASGPDEVEKALYAGAVRVNGQERTDEYGHGLLNAQKSLEALGGGALIPWPSAWWALAFLALILLTLGRRERPGYFNILATPSFLVPLCLATVGVFFAHSWFGGASGVAGDVVNAVSLPIPDWQRIIFGRGKLANPIFYSALFPLVLSLFAIKFRGLRPALGGLSLGFAGFLAYAAWSKAPGLAYMPFTFLAVPWLVVNTAVCLFIARAMLKKEAV, encoded by the coding sequence ATGGTTCGAAGGACCGTGGCGAAAGCGGTGGTGGCGCTGGTGGTGGGAACGGCCATGGCGTGCTCCTCCCAGCCCGAGGAGCGGACGTCGGTCACGGCCGCGACGCCTGCGGTGACGCCGGACATGGCCGAGGCGGGGGCGGTGGTGCCGGGGGCCATCGTGGTGGACTTTAAGGATGGCACCCCGAAGGAAGCGTTCGACGCCTGGGAAACCGACTGGGGCGTGGACCTGGAGTTCAACTCGGTGGAGAGCCTGGACGATGGGCTCACGGTCGCGGTCAGCGTGGATGACGTGGAGGGCGTGCTGGAGCGCATCCGTCAGCACCCGGCCGTCGAATCCGCCGAGCCGATGCGGGCGTACCGGAGCAGCTACACGCCGAATGATCCGGACTACGGCAAGCAGTGGAACCTGAAGATGATCAGCATGCCCCAGGCCTGGGACTCCAACCGGGGCAAAGGGGTGGTGGTGGCGGTGCTCGACACGGGCATCGCCTACGAGGACTACGAGGACTTCAAGCAGGTGCCCGACCTCAAGGGCGTGAAGTTCGTCCAGGGCTATGACTTCGTGAACGACGACGTGCACGCCAACGACGACCACGGGCATGGCACGCATGTGGCGGGCACCATTGCCCAGGCGACGAACAACGGCGAAGGGGTGGCCGGCGTGGCCTTCGAGGCCACGCTGATGCCGGTGAAGGTGCTCAACCACTTTGGCAGCGGCACGTCGGCGGACATCGCGGATGCCATCCGCTTCGCGGCGGACAAGGGCGCCAAGGTCATCAACATGTCGCTGGGCGGGGGAGGCCACTCGCAGACGATGGCCTCGGCGGTGGAGTACGCGCGCAAGAAGGGCGTGACCGTGGTGGCCGCCGCTGGCAACGCGGGACGTCCCCGGGTCGAGTTCCCCGCGGCCTACCCGGGCGCGGTGGCGGTTTCGGCGGTGGGCCCTGAGGGCGCGCTGGCCCCTTACTCCTCTTATGGCAAGGAGCTGGACATCGCGGCGCCGGGGGGTGACAAGCGCCAGGGGGATCAAGGCGGCATTCTCCAGAACACGATCGACCCGCGCGATCCGGCGCGGTCCATCTACGCCTCGTTCCAGGGCACCAGCATGGCGACCCCGCACGTGGCGGCGGTGGCGGCGCTGCTCTACGCGGCGGGGGCCAGCGGACCGGATGAGGTGGAAAAGGCGCTCTACGCGGGGGCGGTCCGGGTCAATGGCCAGGAGCGCACGGATGAGTACGGGCATGGGCTCCTCAATGCCCAGAAGTCCCTGGAGGCCCTCGGCGGGGGGGCCCTCATTCCCTGGCCCTCGGCCTGGTGGGCGCTGGCGTTTCTGGCGCTGATCCTGTTGACCCTGGGACGGCGGGAGCGCCCGGGCTACTTCAACATCCTGGCCACCCCGAGCTTCCTGGTGCCCTTGTGTCTGGCCACGGTGGGGGTGTTTTTCGCCCACTCCTGGTTTGGCGGCGCCTCGGGGGTGGCAGGGGATGTGGTGAACGCGGTGTCGCTGCCCATTCCCGACTGGCAACGCATCATCTTCGGCCGGGGCAAACTGGCCAATCCGATCTTCTACAGCGCGCTCTTCCCCCTGGTGCTGTCCCTGTTCGCCATCAAGTTTCGTGGCCTGAGGCCGGCCCTGGGAGGCCTGTCGCTCGGCTTCGCGGGCTTCCTGGCGTATGCCGCGTGGTCCAAAGCACCCGGGCTTGCGTACATGCCCTTCACCTTCCTGGCGGTGCCCTGGTTGGTGGTGAATACCGCCGTCTGTCTCTTCATCGCCCGCGCGATGCTCAAGAAGGAGGCGGTATGA
- a CDS encoding alpha/beta hydrolase yields MVQKGQFLERSTLIPVGREVMEGTAHRGVKKPPLLIIPPRPEEGGGMDHVVAAELVWAAATAGFPTLRFNHRGVGGSQGSAGTGEALVVDAEAAMRVLLENAQTAHLAVASLHGGARVALELLSRQPAVGGVCLVAPVDVEPAALARVDRSLLVVLGEEDKRLPRAALTSAVGKSPRGEIEVVDAAGPSFQRNLPQVGRLLAEWLKRLSGE; encoded by the coding sequence ATGGTCCAAAAAGGTCAGTTTCTGGAGCGGTCCACGCTCATCCCGGTGGGCCGCGAAGTGATGGAAGGGACGGCACACCGGGGCGTGAAGAAGCCGCCCTTGCTCATCATTCCTCCCCGTCCTGAGGAGGGGGGAGGCATGGATCACGTCGTGGCGGCGGAGTTGGTATGGGCTGCCGCCACCGCGGGCTTCCCGACCCTGCGGTTCAACCACCGGGGCGTGGGTGGAAGTCAGGGCTCGGCCGGGACAGGGGAAGCGCTCGTGGTGGATGCGGAGGCGGCCATGCGCGTGCTGCTGGAGAACGCTCAAACTGCCCACCTCGCGGTGGCCTCGCTGCACGGCGGCGCCCGGGTGGCCCTGGAATTGCTGTCGCGCCAGCCCGCTGTGGGAGGGGTCTGCCTCGTGGCCCCTGTGGATGTGGAGCCCGCGGCCTTGGCCCGGGTGGACCGCTCCTTGCTCGTGGTGTTGGGAGAAGAAGACAAGCGCTTGCCCCGGGCCGCGCTGACGTCGGCCGTGGGGAAGTCCCCGCGGGGCGAAATCGAGGTCGTGGACGCCGCCGGTCCCAGCTTCCAGCGGAACCTGCCCCAGGTGGGACGGCTGCTGGCCGAGTGGCTGAAGCGGCTGTCCGGCGAGTGA
- a CDS encoding alpha/beta fold hydrolase, with amino-acid sequence MLTVTVDGRPLHYRDVGQGLPVLLLHAFPLNGSAFDRQVAALSGRYRFIVPDQRGFGQSGQGTGPSEMPLLARDALALLDALNIDTAVVGGVSMGGYVAMALLREDAGRVRGLVLVDTQATADDDAGRARREASAVEALDKGLEPLVQTLLPRLVAAGPDSPVGQEVAAMMRRAAPAAVAAAQRGMALRQDSKDLLARYAGPALIVVGEHDGVTPLDKATQMAQLISGAQLEIIPGAGHLANQEQPERFNAVLDRFLASLSAQ; translated from the coding sequence GTGCTCACCGTGACCGTGGATGGACGCCCCTTGCACTACCGCGATGTGGGCCAGGGGCTGCCGGTGCTGCTGCTCCACGCCTTTCCCCTGAATGGCTCGGCGTTCGACCGGCAGGTGGCCGCGCTGTCGGGGCGCTACCGCTTCATCGTCCCGGACCAGCGGGGCTTCGGACAGAGCGGCCAGGGCACGGGCCCCTCAGAGATGCCCCTCTTGGCGAGGGACGCGCTGGCGCTGCTGGACGCGCTGAACATCGACACGGCGGTGGTGGGAGGGGTGTCCATGGGCGGGTATGTGGCCATGGCGCTCCTGCGCGAGGACGCGGGGCGTGTCCGGGGACTGGTGCTCGTGGACACCCAGGCCACAGCGGATGACGACGCGGGCCGGGCCCGCCGGGAGGCCTCCGCCGTGGAGGCGCTGGACAAGGGCCTGGAGCCGCTCGTCCAGACGCTGCTGCCCCGCCTGGTGGCCGCAGGCCCGGACTCTCCCGTGGGCCAGGAGGTGGCAGCGATGATGCGCAGGGCGGCTCCGGCCGCGGTGGCGGCGGCCCAGCGCGGCATGGCCCTGCGGCAGGACAGCAAGGATCTCCTCGCCCGCTATGCGGGCCCCGCGCTCATCGTGGTGGGCGAGCACGATGGGGTGACGCCACTGGACAAGGCGACACAGATGGCCCAGCTCATCTCGGGAGCCCAGCTGGAGATCATCCCGGGGGCAGGCCACCTGGCCAACCAGGAGCAACCCGAGCGGTTCAACGCGGTGCTCGACCGTTTCCTGGCCTCCCTCTCCGCCCAATAG
- the corA gene encoding magnesium/cobalt transporter CorA — protein MKVQVCTLQEGRVLTGGEELLGLPGLKWIDILTPQEEGMRRLAEQFRLHKLAVEDCLHLDQRPKLEEYPDHQFIVLQGFTTGKDICDLTLHEHHFFLGPDWLISVHEFPFDAHDEVRRRVEADPRATLGRGVDFILYMLADALVDRQFPILDTFGDELEDLETAIFEQPEKQHLQRIFELKRMLVTFRRVLSPQRDVVGLLSRGGISHIQERTTLYFRDVYDHLIRVYEQIDSGRDILGNAMDGYLSTVANKTNDITKQLTIFATLFLPLSFIVGFFGQNFDQLSGRGFYYSMWALIVAFPIALIAWFRHNKWL, from the coding sequence ATGAAGGTACAGGTCTGCACCCTCCAGGAAGGACGGGTCCTCACCGGGGGTGAAGAGCTGCTGGGCCTTCCCGGGCTCAAGTGGATCGACATCCTCACCCCCCAAGAGGAAGGGATGCGGCGGCTCGCCGAGCAATTTCGCCTTCACAAGCTGGCCGTCGAGGACTGCCTCCACCTGGACCAGCGCCCCAAGCTCGAGGAGTACCCCGACCACCAGTTCATCGTCCTGCAAGGCTTCACCACGGGGAAGGACATCTGCGACCTGACCCTACACGAGCACCACTTCTTCCTCGGGCCCGACTGGCTCATCAGTGTTCACGAGTTCCCGTTCGATGCCCACGACGAGGTGCGCCGCCGCGTGGAGGCAGACCCCCGCGCGACGCTCGGGCGCGGGGTGGACTTCATCCTCTACATGCTGGCGGATGCGCTGGTGGACCGGCAGTTCCCCATCCTGGACACCTTCGGCGATGAGCTGGAGGACCTGGAGACGGCCATCTTCGAGCAACCGGAGAAGCAGCACCTGCAGCGCATCTTCGAGCTGAAGCGCATGCTGGTGACGTTCCGGCGGGTGCTCTCGCCGCAGCGGGATGTGGTGGGGCTGCTGTCCCGGGGAGGCATCTCCCACATCCAGGAGCGCACCACGCTGTACTTCCGGGACGTCTATGATCACCTCATCCGGGTGTACGAGCAGATCGACTCCGGACGGGACATCCTGGGCAACGCGATGGACGGCTACCTGTCCACGGTGGCCAACAAGACGAACGACATCACCAAGCAGCTCACCATCTTCGCCACCCTCTTCCTGCCCCTGTCGTTCATCGTGGGCTTCTTTGGCCAGAACTTCGACCAGCTCTCGGGCCGAGGCTTCTACTATTCGATGTGGGCGTTGATCGTGGCGTTCCCGATCGCCCTCATTGCCTGGTTCAGACACAACAAGTGGCTTTGA
- a CDS encoding HAD-IIB family hydrolase: MSRPEAASSPRPLREADFSQVEGVFTDVDGTLTTRHRLRAQTVRALERLSEAGLKVVLVSGRPAGWGEAWARTLPVDGVIVENGGLFFVRGGKGLRKVYLEPPAERAANRRRLRSEVLRVLKRVPGAQLSSDSAYTEVDLAIDYNEEARLGDAAAGRIEALLRERGVTAVRSSVHVNCWLGRFDKLIATRRFAREAWGQALRPEDGRFVYAGDSFNDAPMFQAFALSVGVANVRSVLDRIEAPPAFITRAAEGRGFEELARAILGSRDRLQE; encoded by the coding sequence GTGAGCCGTCCGGAGGCTGCGTCCAGTCCGAGGCCTCTCCGAGAGGCGGATTTCTCCCAGGTGGAGGGCGTCTTCACGGATGTGGATGGCACCCTCACCACGCGTCACCGGCTGCGGGCCCAGACAGTCCGAGCCCTGGAGCGCCTGTCCGAGGCAGGCCTGAAGGTCGTGCTGGTGAGCGGGCGTCCTGCGGGGTGGGGAGAAGCCTGGGCGCGCACGCTGCCCGTGGATGGGGTCATCGTCGAGAACGGAGGGCTCTTCTTCGTGAGGGGAGGTAAGGGCCTTCGCAAGGTGTACCTGGAGCCGCCTGCGGAGCGGGCCGCGAACCGCCGCCGCCTGCGCTCGGAGGTGCTCCGGGTGCTCAAGCGGGTGCCCGGTGCCCAGCTGTCCTCGGACAGCGCATACACCGAGGTGGACCTGGCCATTGACTACAATGAGGAGGCCCGGCTGGGGGACGCTGCCGCGGGCCGCATCGAGGCGCTGCTGCGCGAGCGGGGGGTGACGGCGGTGCGCTCGTCGGTGCACGTCAACTGCTGGCTGGGACGCTTCGACAAGCTCATCGCGACGCGCCGCTTCGCCCGGGAGGCCTGGGGGCAGGCCCTGCGCCCCGAGGACGGCCGCTTCGTCTATGCCGGGGATTCTTTCAACGACGCGCCGATGTTCCAGGCCTTTGCCCTCAGCGTGGGTGTGGCCAATGTCCGGAGCGTGCTAGACCGCATCGAGGCGCCGCCGGCCTTCATCACCCGAGCCGCCGAGGGACGAGGTTTCGAGGAACTGGCCCGCGCCATCCTCGGCTCGCGAGACCGCCTTCAGGAGTGA
- a CDS encoding class I SAM-dependent rRNA methyltransferase: MNVVRLELARGLGRHLRAGHPWVFRKALEQVPKIPAGSVVDLTEGGKFVARGYFDPHSAIAVRVLTRDSRETIDAAFMARRVRQALAERRALIDFTDTNSFRLLHGEGDGLPGVVVDLYADYAVLKLYSAGLTPYRHLLVEALKTALPELKGIIGRDEVARDDVEEEEGRGTGRMLYGAPAPDLIPIRERGATFLVDAWKGQKTGFFLDQRENRFLIRRLAKDREVLNCFCFSGGFSVNAALGGAKSVFSVDLDPDAIALARENFTRNGLPAERHDFLAADVFKIIQSFKDEGRTFDLIILDPPAFAKSQKAVQAALDGYASLNRQALALLRPGGLLATASCSARVSPNDFMGAVREAAFKAGVDLALVEERYQPPDHPVRLQFPEGKYLKFYVLGSV, from the coding sequence GTGAACGTCGTCAGACTCGAACTGGCCCGGGGGCTCGGGCGCCATTTGCGCGCCGGCCATCCCTGGGTGTTTCGCAAGGCCCTGGAGCAGGTGCCGAAGATCCCCGCGGGGAGCGTGGTGGATCTCACCGAGGGGGGGAAGTTCGTCGCGCGGGGCTACTTTGATCCGCACTCCGCCATCGCGGTGCGCGTGCTCACGCGGGACTCCCGGGAGACCATCGACGCGGCCTTCATGGCGCGGCGGGTTCGGCAGGCGCTTGCGGAGCGGCGGGCCCTCATTGACTTCACCGACACGAACAGCTTCCGCCTGCTCCACGGAGAGGGAGATGGTCTGCCCGGCGTCGTGGTGGACCTCTATGCGGACTACGCGGTGCTCAAGCTGTACTCCGCGGGCCTCACCCCCTACCGCCACCTGCTGGTGGAGGCGCTCAAGACCGCTCTGCCAGAGCTCAAGGGCATCATCGGGCGGGACGAGGTGGCCCGGGACGATGTGGAGGAAGAGGAAGGCCGGGGCACGGGGCGGATGCTCTATGGCGCGCCCGCGCCGGATCTCATTCCCATCCGCGAGCGGGGCGCCACCTTCCTCGTGGACGCGTGGAAGGGGCAGAAGACGGGCTTCTTCCTGGATCAGCGGGAGAACCGCTTCCTCATCCGCCGGTTGGCGAAGGATCGGGAGGTGCTCAACTGCTTCTGCTTCAGCGGCGGCTTCTCGGTGAACGCGGCGCTGGGCGGGGCCAAGAGCGTCTTCTCGGTGGACCTGGATCCGGACGCCATCGCGCTGGCGCGGGAGAACTTCACGCGCAACGGGCTGCCCGCGGAGCGCCACGACTTCCTCGCCGCGGACGTCTTCAAGATCATCCAGTCGTTCAAGGACGAGGGCCGGACGTTCGATCTGATCATCCTGGACCCGCCCGCGTTCGCGAAGAGCCAGAAGGCGGTGCAGGCGGCGCTCGACGGGTATGCGTCGCTCAACCGGCAGGCCCTCGCGCTGCTGCGGCCGGGCGGGCTGCTGGCGACGGCGTCCTGCTCGGCGCGCGTGAGCCCGAACGACTTCATGGGGGCGGTGCGGGAAGCGGCCTTCAAGGCGGGCGTGGACCTGGCACTGGTGGAAGAGCGCTACCAGCCGCCTGACCACCCGGTCCGCCTTCAGTTCCCGGAAGGCAAATACCTCAAGTTCTACGTGCTCGGCTCGGTGTGA
- a CDS encoding type III secretion system chaperone → MTRDEAKRLAQALLAETGQPDSVGLNPQGFGGVAVDNAQLYFEWHDPEQALECSALIHKFRDAPKPGILEGFQKEQQAGTDTGGGTLDFEPENKSLFLSRTYTQAPPNTAFIADMKRLMRASLVWHGEVLDRVASQVFKK, encoded by the coding sequence ATGACCCGAGACGAAGCGAAACGCCTCGCCCAGGCGTTGCTCGCCGAGACTGGCCAACCCGACAGCGTTGGCCTCAACCCACAGGGCTTCGGCGGAGTCGCCGTCGACAATGCGCAGCTCTACTTCGAGTGGCATGACCCGGAACAAGCCCTCGAGTGCAGCGCGCTGATCCACAAGTTCCGTGACGCCCCCAAGCCCGGCATCCTCGAGGGCTTCCAGAAGGAGCAGCAGGCCGGCACGGACACGGGCGGCGGCACCCTGGACTTCGAGCCCGAGAACAAGTCGCTCTTCCTGAGCCGCACCTACACCCAAGCCCCTCCCAACACGGCCTTCATCGCGGACATGAAGCGCCTGATGCGTGCCAGCCTCGTCTGGCACGGTGAGGTGCTGGATCGCGTGGCATCGCAGGTCTTCAAGAAGTGA
- a CDS encoding type II CAAX endopeptidase family protein, with product MSFSRIEEEFPVDDSTPQADPPAASLSPLALAIIGLGLVLSLFLTLGAASQLLNAAFGLWFSEIFVFVGVAWVLLRAARYEPVSYTGIRPQGFASAAFGFALGVANFFALVVPIQYAAQSLAPEWLREMFNGSRIFEGQSPVELALLLAGVSIAAPVCEEFFFRGLVQKGLLSSSLSRAGAVGVTAVVFSAFHLDPVGFLARVELGVLFGVLRLYTGSLWPGILAHSANNVVSSALFLIARQFDTGASDERPPVQGVLILMGLGLMALWGLIVLASKHPSLWGTRREPPAGTAVERSLFRWILPWGLGATLCLGLLALVDMPGIRLNLLDMRQPLPRLKKDAPDALHAERASLMQLRAQVRRGRVPLQVYEEERARQAFQHRSQEP from the coding sequence ATGAGTTTTTCTCGTATCGAAGAGGAGTTCCCGGTGGACGACTCCACCCCCCAGGCGGATCCTCCAGCGGCCTCCCTGAGCCCCCTGGCGCTGGCCATCATCGGCTTGGGACTCGTGCTCTCGCTGTTTCTCACCCTGGGCGCGGCGAGCCAGTTGCTCAACGCGGCCTTCGGCCTGTGGTTTTCGGAGATTTTCGTTTTCGTGGGTGTCGCCTGGGTGCTTCTGCGGGCCGCCCGTTACGAGCCTGTGTCATATACGGGCATACGCCCCCAGGGGTTTGCCTCCGCCGCCTTTGGCTTCGCCCTGGGCGTGGCCAACTTCTTCGCCCTCGTGGTCCCCATCCAGTACGCCGCCCAGTCGCTGGCACCGGAGTGGCTCCGGGAGATGTTCAACGGCAGCCGGATCTTCGAGGGCCAATCTCCCGTGGAGTTGGCCCTCCTGCTCGCGGGCGTCTCCATCGCGGCCCCGGTCTGCGAGGAGTTCTTCTTCCGGGGCCTGGTCCAGAAGGGCCTGCTTTCATCCTCCCTGTCCCGAGCCGGTGCCGTGGGCGTGACGGCGGTGGTGTTCAGCGCGTTCCATTTGGATCCGGTGGGATTCCTCGCGCGCGTCGAGTTGGGCGTGCTGTTCGGAGTGCTGAGGCTCTACACCGGCTCGCTCTGGCCCGGGATCCTCGCCCACTCCGCCAACAACGTGGTCTCCTCCGCCCTGTTCCTCATCGCGAGGCAGTTCGACACCGGGGCTTCGGATGAGCGCCCGCCGGTCCAAGGCGTTCTGATCCTGATGGGCCTGGGCTTGATGGCGCTGTGGGGGCTGATCGTGCTCGCCAGCAAGCACCCGTCGCTCTGGGGGACGCGACGGGAGCCGCCCGCCGGCACCGCCGTTGAACGCTCGCTCTTCCGGTGGATTCTTCCCTGGGGACTGGGGGCCACACTGTGCCTGGGGCTCCTGGCGCTCGTGGACATGCCCGGCATCCGCCTGAACCTGCTCGACATGCGGCAGCCCCTCCCACGGCTGAAAAAGGACGCGCCCGACGCATTACACGCCGAGCGCGCCAGCTTGATGCAGCTCCGGGCCCAGGTTCGCCGTGGGCGCGTGCCCTTGCAGGTCTACGAAGAGGAGCGCGCCCGGCAAGCCTTTCAGCACCGCTCCCAGGAGCCGTGA
- a CDS encoding N,N-dimethylformamidase beta subunit family domain-containing protein yields MVGKTPWGVAVVGMLWACSVHGSQSVAAPQEAPVSPAVRFVRAKGSESLRARRGDPSWRRGKPAKPGELDVHVSRSAAHLGEPVSVKVSASGASVLGASVLRMEVFRLGFYGGAGALKVWDAGSLKGDSPETFSFSVGDDWVPGLYLVKVTRADGLRSFRSLVVKARRGTEPRT; encoded by the coding sequence ATGGTGGGGAAGACCCCGTGGGGGGTGGCGGTGGTGGGGATGTTGTGGGCGTGTTCGGTGCATGGCTCCCAGAGCGTGGCTGCGCCCCAAGAGGCGCCTGTCTCCCCAGCGGTGCGGTTCGTTCGGGCCAAGGGATCCGAGTCGCTGCGGGCTCGCCGGGGAGATCCGTCCTGGCGTCGGGGGAAGCCCGCCAAGCCCGGGGAACTCGATGTTCATGTCTCGCGGAGCGCCGCCCATCTGGGAGAGCCTGTCTCCGTGAAGGTCTCTGCCTCCGGCGCCTCGGTGCTCGGTGCCTCGGTGCTGCGGATGGAGGTCTTCCGGTTGGGGTTCTATGGCGGCGCTGGGGCCCTCAAGGTGTGGGATGCGGGTTCCTTGAAGGGGGACTCCCCGGAGACGTTCTCCTTCTCGGTGGGGGATGACTGGGTCCCCGGCCTCTACCTGGTGAAGGTGACGCGCGCGGATGGGCTTCGCAGTTTTCGCTCCCTGGTGGTCAAGGCGCGGCGCGGGACAGAACCCCGCACGTGA
- a CDS encoding cytochrome c3 family protein, producing the protein MHRLHRNVLGAIALLLVATGAAWAASGRERSLAIYPAQNVPLRFDHGQHLAAGADCAACHDSVRGSESVRDRNLPGHEECEVCHDIEAAQKGKKTDPASGCAVCHPGFDATVRKEPVKLEFPHANLHFSHKQHVAKKVECAACHGDLTAVNLATRQQLPKMATCFECHDGRVLTNDCTACHLKQASGRLQLNFTSGILRPIQGDPLGMDHGPRFEFNHGTRASVSRQTCMACHSDSYCQKCHDSMQKPLSVHPNDFITLHPVQARTEASRCESCHRSQSFCIACHERSGVGMDADSTLRPRNVKVHPDYNLWVEVPGPQHHGIAASRDMRACISCHREESCMSCHSELSERRQINPHPNGFKDACKRLASANDRACLKCHSESSLAQKGCR; encoded by the coding sequence ATGCACCGCCTTCACCGGAACGTCCTGGGCGCCATCGCCCTTCTCCTCGTCGCGACAGGGGCCGCCTGGGCCGCCTCGGGCCGCGAGCGAAGCCTTGCCATCTACCCCGCCCAGAATGTCCCCTTGCGGTTCGATCACGGGCAGCACCTGGCCGCGGGCGCCGACTGTGCGGCCTGTCACGACTCCGTGCGCGGCAGTGAATCGGTGAGGGATCGCAACCTGCCCGGTCACGAGGAGTGCGAGGTCTGCCATGACATCGAGGCCGCCCAGAAGGGGAAGAAGACGGATCCCGCCTCGGGCTGTGCCGTGTGCCATCCCGGGTTCGATGCCACCGTGCGCAAGGAGCCCGTGAAGCTGGAGTTTCCGCACGCCAACCTGCACTTCAGCCACAAGCAGCACGTGGCCAAGAAAGTGGAGTGCGCGGCGTGCCATGGGGACCTGACGGCGGTGAATCTGGCCACCCGTCAGCAACTGCCCAAGATGGCCACCTGCTTCGAGTGCCATGACGGACGCGTGCTCACCAACGACTGCACCGCCTGCCACCTGAAGCAGGCCTCGGGGCGCCTCCAGCTCAACTTCACCTCCGGCATCCTCCGCCCCATCCAGGGCGATCCGCTGGGCATGGACCATGGGCCGCGCTTCGAGTTCAACCACGGCACCCGCGCCTCGGTGTCCCGGCAGACGTGCATGGCGTGCCACTCGGACTCCTATTGCCAGAAGTGTCACGACTCCATGCAGAAGCCCCTGTCCGTGCATCCCAACGACTTCATCACCCTGCACCCGGTGCAGGCGCGCACGGAGGCCTCGCGCTGCGAGAGCTGCCACCGCTCCCAGTCCTTCTGCATCGCCTGCCACGAGCGCTCGGGGGTGGGCATGGACGCGGACTCGACCCTGCGTCCCCGCAACGTGAAGGTGCACCCCGACTACAACCTCTGGGTGGAGGTGCCGGGACCGCAGCACCATGGCATCGCCGCTTCGCGCGACATGCGCGCGTGCATCTCCTGCCACCGCGAGGAGTCGTGCATGAGCTGCCACTCGGAGCTGTCCGAGCGGCGGCAGATCAACCCCCATCCGAACGGCTTCAAGGACGCGTGCAAGCGGCTGGCCTCGGCCAATGATCGCGCATGCCTCAAGTGCCACTCGGAGAGCAGCCTCGCCCAGAAGGGATGCCGGTGA